Proteins from a genomic interval of Zingiber officinale cultivar Zhangliang chromosome 1B, Zo_v1.1, whole genome shotgun sequence:
- the LOC122056160 gene encoding protein CNGC15b-like has translation MAAGSTSRSVRFKEEVEFAADTTEDMKPCKSFKNKVLSRVFSEDYEFLIGNDKRLFDPRSPAIQRWNKVLLAASLVSLFLDPLFFYIPETPAMECIDIGTSLEVALTALRTLADIFYGIQIYVRFRTAFVAPSSRVFGRGELVVDPSRIASRYLARGFWVDLVASVPLPQLMIWVVIPSLKDSTVTDSKNFLRFSIIFQYLPRLFLIFPLSERIIRMTGVMTENAWAGAAYNLILYMLASHVIGASWYLLSIERQEACWRAACQLRDFSCQYKNLEGKGSDGWKRRSELIGSFCNPSNDLFQFGIYADALEYNVTSSSFVQKYFYCFWWGLKNLSCLGQNLSTSMSVSEISFAIVIAVLGLVLFGLLIGNMQSYLQSTTARLEEWRVTRTDTEQWMRHRQLPAELKQSVRRYHQFRWVATRGVDEEALLKGLPVDLRRDIKRHLCLDLVRRVPLFDEMDERMLEAICERLRPALCTRGTCLVRELDPVGEMLFIIRGYVDSTTTNGGRSGFFNWCRIGPGEFCGEELLTWALDPRLAAALPLSTRTVEAVTEVEAFALVAEDLKFVASQFRRMHSKQVQHKLRFYSQQWRMWAACFIQAAWGRQKRRRASMELRMREGDREAAALQSASVWSLQPSTEAKEKSKTKEKAVAGGKGSKDGAARKPALKKPREPDFSLKMEEEEN, from the exons ATGGCTGCAGGTTCTACCTCAAGATCTGTAAG ATTTAAAGAAGAAGTTGAGTTTGCGGCAGACACGACGGAAGACATGAAGCCGTGCAAATCCTTCAAGAACAAGGTGCTGTCGCGCGTCTTCTCCGAAGACTACGAGTTCCTGATAGGCAACGACAAGCGGCTGTTCGACCCGCGAAGCCCTGCGATTCAGCGGTGGAACAAGGTCCTCCTCGCGGCCTCGCTGGTGTCCCTGTTTCTCGACCCTCTCTTCTTCTACATCCCCGAGACGCCGGCCATGGAGTGCATTGACATCGGGACTAGTCTCGAAGTGGCCCTCACCGCGCTCAGAACACTGGCCGACATATTCTACGGCATTCAGATCTACGTCCGCTTCCGAACGGCCTTCGTCGCGCCATCCTCTCGAGTATTCGGGAGAGGCGAGCTCGTGGTCGATCCTTCCAGGATCGCGTCGAGGTACTTGGCCAGGGGATTCTGGGTCGACCTGGTGGCCTCCGTGCCATTGCCGCAGTTAATGATATGGGTCGTCATCCCCAGCCTTAAGGATTCCACCGTCACCGACAGCAAGAACTTTCTTCGATTCAGCATCATCTTCCAGTACCTACCCAGGCTCTTCTTAATCTTCCCCCTCTCCGAGCGAATCATAAGGATGACCGGAGTCATGACCGAGAACGCTTGGGCCGGAGCCGCGTACAACCTCATACTCTACATGCTCGCGAGCCAT GTGATCGGAGCATCGTGGTATCTTCTGTCGATCGAGCGGCAAGAAGCGTGCTGGAGAGCTGCCTGCCAGCTCCGGGACTTCTCATGCCAGTATAAGAACTTGGAGGGCAAAGGGAGCGATGGTTGGAAGAGGAGAAGTGAGCTAATTGGGAGCTTCTGCAATCCAAGTAACGACTTGTTTCAGTTTGGAATTTATGCCGATGCATTGGAGTATAATGTGACATCCTCTTCTTTCGTCCAGAAGTACTTCTACTGCTTTTGGTGGGGTTTAAAGAATTTGAG TTGTTTGGGGCAGAATTTGTCGACGAGCATGAGTGTTAGTGAGATCAGCTTTGCGATTGTGATCGCAGTCTTGGGCTTGGTTCTCTTCGGGCTGCTCATTGGAAATATGCAGTCGTATCTTCAATCGACGACGGCGAGGTTGGAAGAATGGCGGGTGACGAGGACGGACACGGAGCAGTGGATGCGGCACCGGCAGCTTCCGGCGGAGCTGAAGCAGAGCGTGCGCCGCTACCACCAGTTCCGGTGGGTAGCGACGCGCGGGGTGGACGAGGAAGCTCTTCTGAAAGGGCTGCCAGTAGACCTCCGGCGCGACATCAAGCGCCACCTCTGCCTCGACCTCGTCCGCCGCGTGCCCCTGTTCGACGAGATGGACGAGCGGATGCTGGAGGCGATCTGCGAGCGGCTCCGGCCGGCGTTGTGCACGCGGGGGACGTGTCTGGTGCGGGAGCTCGACCCGGTGGGCGAGATGCTGTTCATCATCCGCGGGTACGTGGACTCCACGACTACCAATGGCGGCCGCAGCGGGTTCTTCAATTGGTGCCGGATCGGACCGGGGGAGTTCTGCGGGGAGGAGCTGCTGACTTGGGCTCTCGACCCACGTCTGGCGGCGGCGCTGCCTCTGTCGACGCGGACGGTGGAGGCGGTGACGGAGGTGGAGGCGTTCGCGCTGGTGGCGGAGGACCTCAAGTTCGTGGCGTCGCAGTTCCGGAGGATGCACAGCAAGCAGGTGCAGCACAAGCTGCGGTTCTACTCGCAGCAGTGGCGGATGTGGGCGGCGTGCTTCATCCAAGCGGCGTGGGGGAGGCAGAAGCGGCGGAGGGCGTCGATGGAGCTGAGGATGAGGGAGGGGGACAGGGAGGCGGCGGCACTCCAGTCCGCCTCAGTGTGGTCTCTCCAGCCGTCGACTGAAGCTAAAGAGAAGTCGAAGACGAAGGAGAAAGCGGTGGCAGGTGGAAAAGGGAGTAAAGATGGGGCAGCGAGGAAGCCGGCGTTGAAGAAGCCAAGGGAGCCTGATTTCTCCCTGAAAatggaagaggaagagaactAG
- the LOC122038190 gene encoding protein DEFECTIVE IN EXINE FORMATION 1-like codes for MSNDGKLEIVVPSFVHYLEVLEGSDGDKMPGISLIWPAFHQSTVHSSPLLYDIDKDGTREIALATYDGVVNFFRVSGYLMMDKLEVPRRKVRKNWYAGLDPDPVDCSHPDVHDDSISKEASAKNSISHINGSMNGSNNYDSTNIVNNLSMNTSKLEDRGKLDFAQTSQYNGVSSNLNDTIKRDASLENGIEENQTQTQRRLLEEIDNQGAHDGHSKDHNTSDGVQGATVENDQELEEEADSSFDLFRDTDELADEYNYDYDDYIDESMWGDENWTEESHEIAEDYVSIDSHILCTPVIADIDNDGTKEMVVAVSYFFDRKYYDNPEHSAELGGINIEKYVASGIVVFNLDTKQVKWIQDLDLSVDSGNFRAYVYSSPSVVDLDGDGKLDILVGTYYGLFYILDHHGQVRNKFSLEMVEIQAPVVAADINGDGKIEIVTIDTHGNVAAWTAQGEEIWEVHLKSLIPQDK; via the exons ATGTCAAA TGATGGAAAGCTAGAGATAGTGGTACCATCATTTGTCCATTACCTAGAAGTATTGGAGGGTTCTGATGGTGATAAAATGCCAGGTATCTCTTTAAT ATGGCCTGCTTTTCACCAATCGACAGTCCATTCCAGCCCTCTCTTATATGATATAGACAAGGATGGTACAAGAGAAATAGCGTTAGCTACCTATGATGGAGTTGTAAATTTTTTCAG GGTCTCTGGCTATCTGATGATGGATAAACTAGAAGTACCTCGTAGAAAGGTTCGTAAAAACTGGTATGCTGGCTTGGATCCAGATCCAGTGGATTGTTCACATCCAGATGTCCATGATGATTCAATTTCCAAGGAGGCTTCTGCTAAGAACTCAATATCTC ATATAAATGGGAGCATGAATGGGTCAAATAATTATGATTCTACAAACATTGTGAACAACCTCTCAATGAATACATCTAAGCTTGAGGACAGAGGAAAACTTGATTTTGCCCAAACTAGTCAATACAATGGAGTGTCAAGCAATCTTAATGACACAATCAAAAGGGACGCTTCATTGGAAAATGGTATAGAGGAAAATCAAACACAAACGCAAAGAAGGCTTCTTGAAGAAATTgataatcaaggggcccacgaTGGACATTCGAAAGACCATAACACTAGTGATGGAGTGCAAGGAGCAACTGTGGAAAATGACCAAGAACTGGAAGAAGAAGCTGATTCATCTTTTGATTTGTTTAGAGATACAGATGAGTTAGCTGATGAGTATAATTATGACTATGATGATTATATTGATGAATCAATGTGGGGGGATGAAAATTGGACAGAAGAGAGCCATGAGATAGCAGAAGATTATGTTAGCATAGATTCACACATACTTTGCACTCCA GTAATTGCTGACATAGATAATGATGGTACTAAAGAAATGGTTGTGGCTGTTTCATACTTCTTTGACCGCAA GTATTATGATAATCCAGAGCATTCAGCTGAGTTAGGGGGTATCAACATTGAAAAATATGTAGCAAGTGGGATTGTAGTTTTCAACCTTGATACAAAGCAAGTCAAATGGATTCAAGATCTTGATTTAAGTGTCGATTCAGGGAATTTCCGTGCATATGTTTATTCTTCTCCTTCTGTGGTTGACTTGGATGGTGATGGAAAATTGGACATTCTTGTTGGCACTTACTATGGCTTGTTTTATATTTTGGATCATCATG GCCAAGTGAGAAACAAATTTTCTCTTGAGATGGTTGAGATTCAAGCACCAGTTGTGGCAGCTGATATTAATGGTGATGGCAAAATTGAAATAGTGACAATTGACACTCATGGAAATGTTGCAGCATGGACTGCACAAGGAGAAGAAATTTGGGAAGTGCATCTTAAGAGTCTAATACCACAG gataaatag